The Bernardetia sp. ABR2-2B DNA window GACCAGCCACAGGGTCGCAAACCAAACCCAACATACATTGAATTGTAATTGCCACAGCTCCAAAAACTTGATTTATATCTCCTCCCAAACAATAAACCATTGCACCAGAAGCCATTGCTGCTGCACTTCCTGTTTCTGCTTGACAACCACCCACAGCACCAGCCAAAGAAGCATTTTGTTCGATAATAAGCGCAATCCCAGCAGCTACTAAAAGCCCTTCTAAAATTTTATGTTCTTCTATTCTGTGTATTTCTTGTAATGTATAAAGCGTCCCAGGTAAAATACCCGAAGCTCCTGCCGTCGGTGCAGCTACGATACGTCCCATACAAGAATTAACCTCTTTTGCTGCCAACGAACGAGCTATCAAATGTTGAAATTCTAATGACAAAACAGGCGTAGGATAACGATAAACTTTTTTTGCACCATTATTTATCATTCCAGAACGAGAAATCATTTCTTCTTTTAGACCTGTTTCGACAGCGTCTTTCATTACTCCAAAGGCTTTGCTAAGGTTTTCGAAAATCTGTGTTTCGGATTTCCCTCTAAGTTCTGTTTCATAATCTAAAACAGATTTATAAAGAGGTTCATTATTAGCTTCGCAATGTGTTTGCCAGTCTTTAAAGGAATCGAATAATAAGGACATAATTTTATTTTTTTGTGTTGTGTATTCTACATGATGAACCGTCAAAGAGGCGTCGCCGTCGTTGAGGTTTATAAATTTAAAAATCCTCGTTTGACGGCAGAGCCTCAATGACGGTTTAGCATTTAATGATAAGCTAAATTACCAAATTTCTATCTATTCGTATAATAAAATGAAATTGGTTTTGGTTTTTTATATTTGTAAAATAGCTTTCATCATTAAAAATTCTTCAAAATGAAAAAATATATTCTGACTTTTGTGTTTTTCTTTTATTGCTTTTTGAGTTTTGCATCTGGTTTTTCTAATATCAATTTTTATACTGGAAAAGCTGAATTAAATAATGATTCTAAATATGAGTTAGATAAAATAGTAGAGTATTTGAAAAATGCGTCTTCTTCTTGTCTCAAAATACAAGGACACACAGATTTTTATGAATGTGAGGATTCCTTAGATGCTATTCTTTTAGGGTGGAAAAGAGCATACAATTCACAGCAATATTTAGTAAATAGAGGAATTAATAAATGTAGGTTATCTATTCAATCGTATGGAAAAGACAGCCCTACTGTTCCAAATGTAGTTAATGGAAAAGAAAACGCAGCAAATAAAGCAATCAATAGGAGAGTAGAGTTTATTCCAACATATAAAAAATATAGGTTGTATGCAGCTAAAAAATTAAGTTCGGTTGATTCTCTATTAAGATTTACAATCAAATTTAATGAAGATTATAAATTTTTGGAAAATAGCCAACTTGTTATTTTTGGTACAACTGATAGAAAAAACATGAAGAAATTTGATGATTACATGACAGATTTGGGTAGGCATTTAATTGTAATCAAACTTTCAAATGAAGAGAATTATATTTTTGAAGATACTTTTTTATTGAGTGAATTAGTAAAACAAAATGCACATTTAGGGTTAGACTTTGCTTATTTTATAGAGGAACGTAAAATTGATAAAACGTTTGGTTTTTATGCTTGTGTGCTTGAATGGACGTGTGAAGAATGACTTTACAACGAATAAAACAAAGCAGAACATAAACCGAATTATATTCTGCTTTAAAAAATAAGTGAAGTTATACCACAAATTACTTTTCGGCTACAATGACAATATTCCAAGCTAATCTATTTATTAGAGGAATTTTTAATAAAAAATTATCTAAAGCTGAAAGAGGCTTAAACCACCAACCGATTGTTTTTTCATTTTCTTTATAAATGCGTTTCCAATAACGCACTTTATTAGGATTATAGCGTTTTATCAAATAATAATATAAGAATAACCAAAGTGTAGAAAGCCAAAATTCTTTGTGATGAACATTGGAAAAAGTAGCTTTATATTTTTTTAGAATATCAAAACCCAAAGGCATCTCATCAATCGTCCTGACATCCATTGCCATTTTTCGATAGATATTTATGACAGGATTATACTTTATTGGGTCCCAAGTATAGAGTTTCCCTCCTTTTCTTAAAAACTGATGAATATTTTCTAACCAAATAGTATGTTCTGTTTCTGGAACATGGTGCATGAGGTTTGCACAATAGACAATATCAAAATAATCTTTCTCAAAGACCATTTTTTCGGCAGGAGAAATCACAACATTAATTTTTACTCCGTATTGTTTGGCCAATTCTTTTGCAAGTTCGCCCATTTGTGGAGAAATATCTGTATAGGTAACTTCTGCACCTTGCATAGCAAAATAAACCGAGCTTTCACCCAATCCTGCACCCACATCAAGTATTTTTTTACCTTGAAGGTTGCCCATTTGCTCAACCATATATCTATTTTCGATGGCACAAAGTCCTTCAAAAAGTGCTACTACATCTATTTCTGCAAGGTCTTCGGAAGTTGCCCAATCATCATGAAAATCAGCTTCTCTTTTGTGAAGGTCTTCATGTTTTCCTTGTTGCTCTAATTCTGTATTGCTAATTGCCATAAAACAGCTTTTTCTTTATGAATAAATAAGTATTCAAATTACGAATTGAAATTTTATGCAAAAATACGGAATTATAACTAAATCATTTTTA harbors:
- the sdaAA gene encoding L-serine ammonia-lyase, iron-sulfur-dependent, subunit alpha, with the protein product MSLLFDSFKDWQTHCEANNEPLYKSVLDYETELRGKSETQIFENLSKAFGVMKDAVETGLKEEMISRSGMINNGAKKVYRYPTPVLSLEFQHLIARSLAAKEVNSCMGRIVAAPTAGASGILPGTLYTLQEIHRIEEHKILEGLLVAAGIALIIEQNASLAGAVGGCQAETGSAAAMASGAMVYCLGGDINQVFGAVAITIQCMLGLVCDPVAGLVEVPCVVRNASAAAIAFSSAQISLANVNAVIPVDECVAAMGEIGQSMESRYKETALGGLATTSTGQQISKRVLIHDIEMLDDEEEDIGN
- a CDS encoding class I SAM-dependent methyltransferase produces the protein MAISNTELEQQGKHEDLHKREADFHDDWATSEDLAEIDVVALFEGLCAIENRYMVEQMGNLQGKKILDVGAGLGESSVYFAMQGAEVTYTDISPQMGELAKELAKQYGVKINVVISPAEKMVFEKDYFDIVYCANLMHHVPETEHTIWLENIHQFLRKGGKLYTWDPIKYNPVINIYRKMAMDVRTIDEMPLGFDILKKYKATFSNVHHKEFWLSTLWLFLYYYLIKRYNPNKVRYWKRIYKENEKTIGWWFKPLSALDNFLLKIPLINRLAWNIVIVAEK
- a CDS encoding OmpA family protein, which produces MKKYILTFVFFFYCFLSFASGFSNINFYTGKAELNNDSKYELDKIVEYLKNASSSCLKIQGHTDFYECEDSLDAILLGWKRAYNSQQYLVNRGINKCRLSIQSYGKDSPTVPNVVNGKENAANKAINRRVEFIPTYKKYRLYAAKKLSSVDSLLRFTIKFNEDYKFLENSQLVIFGTTDRKNMKKFDDYMTDLGRHLIVIKLSNEENYIFEDTFLLSELVKQNAHLGLDFAYFIEERKIDKTFGFYACVLEWTCEE